The segment CGTAGCAGTAATATTCCCTGGATGTTATAGTATCTCACATACTGTAGGCGAAGGGCACAAAGGTGCAGCTGTAGAAACTGCTCGTCAATGGTATGTGTTATGGGGTTTAGTCCCTCTCAACAAAGTGGATTCTAAAGAAATGGCTAAAGGTACTACCGATTATACTATTAAAACAGAAATCACACCTTTAGATTTTTTGATTTCTATATTTACAGGTTGGGTAACAATATATCCAATGACTGTTGAAGTCAAAAAATAGATTCCTTTTACGAGGACTTTCAAAAGCCGTAATTTTATCTGGAAAAAATTTCAAGGTGATTTACGGCTTTTTTATTAAAAAATAGGGGATTTAGCTGTTCATTTAAAGAATAACATAAGAAACACTTGACTATTCCCTTATATTTTGTTATAATACGGTTGCCTGATTTTAAGGGCATAATTAACATATTTCAAAATAACAAAGGAGAGTGTATGAAAAAGTTACTAACAATTTTAGCTGTTATCGCAGTATTTACTAATTTTAGTTTCGCAGGCGGCGATGCTTTAGCTTCAGCGGGCGATAAAGCATTAGTTTTTCAGTTTAATGGGCTTGCCAATTTGGGTGCAGGATCGTTTATGTCTTCCCCAAATGTATCGGTTGGTGTGTTGGATATTCCTCAATTCAACGCCATTGGTGTAAAATATTATTTTTCAGATGGCTTTGCCGGGCGCGCAGCTTTGTTACTTGGCTACAATTCAGAAACTGAAAAAGCCGGTGCTGGTGGTTTTTCTGACAGGAAAGAGAGTAGCATGGGACTCGGTCTCGAATTCGGTATCCAATCAAATATAATTAAAAGTGGTTCGTTCGTCGGTTTCATTGGAGCGACCGCTGGTTTTGCTATGGTCAGTGGCACTTTAGAGCCAACAACTGTATCACCGCCCCCAACCGGAGTAGTTACAAAATATGATGCAAGTGCAACTATGTTCGGTTTAGGTGGTATTGCCGGTTTCGAATATTTTATTTACGATAGAATTAGTTTAGCAGCCGAGTACCAATTTGGATTAGTATTAGGAGGCGGAACTTATGAAGTTACACGACAAGCTCAACCTACAACGACATTCGATTTACCTTCTATGATGTCTTTGGGTTTCAACACCGTTTCTTTTAAACTTGCCGCATATTTCTAATTTTTCTATTCTTTTAAATTTCAATTTATTGGCGTCTTAAAAACAATTTAAGACGCCTTTTTTTTATTTGAAATCAGAACTTTTTTTCTTACATTAAAACGATGAAAAAACAGAGCATTACAGTTAATTTACTTGAATTCGATGTGTATATTGGTGGTTTGCACCAGGATGATTCTATCTTATTTATTGCTTCATCAGATTCCGACACCAAACCTGTGGTTATTAAATTGGTTGCAGATTTTATAAAAAATGGCTATCGTATAATACACATTCATCATCTTAAGAAATATTTCGAACTCGACATATCGAAAAATAAAGTTAACACGTTCGATTTATCAGAATTTCCGATTGGGAAGATTAAAAAAGCGTTTGGGCGTTTCCTCACAAAAATGAACGGGAAATACTTTTTGCTTTTAGACTCGCTTTCGGGTTTACAGAAAGATATTAAAAATGAAGAAGATATCGTTTTTCTTTATAATTCCTTCATCCAAGAAGCAAAAAAGAAAAATATCCCGCTTCTTGCAACTTTAGGAAGGTCATTTTTTTCAATTGAATCGATTGCAAAAATCAAAGATAGTGCCTCGGTCGTTTTGGATGTCTGTAAACATCAAAATGAATTGTACTTCAATCTGATAAACAGCAAAGAGAGATATCTTCCGTTAAGGATGAGTCCCTTAAAATTTGATTTAAAATCTGATAAATTTTCTTCTCATGAGGCAGAGCTTTCCGTAGAACCGATGGGAGATTTTATCCCTTCCACTTTTACACCCAAAGATATATTTCAAAACTCATTTCGAAATGCTTCCGATGCGATGATGGTGTTTGAATGGGGAGGTAACTTCAGAGAAGTAAATTCTAAGTTAATTGAAATAATGGGTTATTCTGCTGATGAACTAAAAATTCTTAATCTGTTTGAAATACTTGCGCCCGGTTATAAATATGCCGCATTAAAATTTTATAAGAGTTTAAAGAATAGGAAAATACAATCTTTAAATACTATTGTTCGAAAAAAGAATAATAAATTATTGCCGGTAGAAATTACCTTTTCAAATTTACACGATGGTTATTTCCTGGCTATCATTCGTGATCGCTCTCAACAAATCGCACTCGAAAATGAATTGAGATATGATAATTTAAAATATCAACGGATATTGGAGGAGTCAAATTTAGCAGTAGCAGTTTACGAGAAAGAAAATTGTTTTTACTTCAATTCTCAATTCAAAAAGATGTTTGGAAATGAGAGTGATGAAGTTTGGCAGGATTCTAAACTAAAGGATATATTTACTCAAAATAATTTAAAAACAGTACGGCAGATAATTAAAAAATCTGAAACAACCAATGCAGCAGTTACTGCGGAACTGAAATTAGCTAAATCTGATAGTACGGTGTTCGAATGTGAGGTAGCATTTACTCCAATCCAAATTGCTAATAAAAAATTAATTCAAATCGGTTTTTTCGATATCACTTTGCATAAAAATATTGTTGAAGAACTTCAGATATCTGAGCAAAAATTTAAAAACTTCTTTGAATCATCTCCTATCCCTTTGGCAGTAGTGCGTGATAATGTTTTCCGGTTTTGTAATCAAGCGTTTATGAATTTATTTTTATTTAATACTCTTGAACAGGTAATTGGAAAAGAAAAGACCCTCATCGGAATAAAATTAGAAGAACCTGAAACAAAAAAACAAAAACGGGGAAAGAAAAATATTGTCAACTCCTTTACTTTTAATGCACTTAAAGCAGATGGTACTGTTTTTAATGCTGAAATGGTTAGCTCGGCGATAACTTATAACGGAGAAATCGCATTGTTAGAATTTTATCAGGACATTACACAACGCGTAGCCGTAGGTAACGATCTGAAGCTCAGAACCCGTGAGTTCAAACTACTCGATAGTATTCTTGATGATGTTCACACGACTCTCGAAATTGAAAGTATTTCTGAGAAAACCTTAAAAACAATAACCGAGCATCTCAATTGGAATATTGCCGGTTTTTATATAAAAGACGAGAAGAACGATTTCACACTCAGCAGCCATAAAGGGATGTCGGAAAATTTATTAGCATTAATGAATAAATTCAATTCTGAAGAGGGAATTGGTGGCTTTATCAGTAAGACACAGGAGCCAAAAATAATTTCGATGGATTCGTATCCGAGTTATTTGCCTCACAGTTCAACATTTACAAAAGAAAAAATTTCCACTGTTTGTTTTATTCCGTTAATCTCGGATTATAAAGTTAATGGTTTTATATTGCTCGCATCACGTAAACCGCTTGAACTTGATACGTATTCTCTTAATCTTTTGCGCTCGCTTTGTGGGCATATAGGTTCTGCGGTTGCAAATGCTATTAGTTATAATAACTTAATGCAGATAAAAGACCGCTACGAGAACTTAATCGGCTCTATATCTGATGTGCTTTATTTCGGAACAGGAAATGAAATGTTCTTATATATCAGTCCTAATATCGAAAATTTTATCGGCTATAAACCTAAAGATTATGCACGCAATAAAACTTTGTGGCTAAGTACAATTCATCCGGACGATAAAAAAATAATATTTCTGAGAAATGCGAACTTGAATGATTACAAAGATTCGGTTGGTATCGAGTACAGGGTTTTACCAAAAGGTAAAGCCGAATATGTTTGGATACATGATTCAATAACAATTTCCAAAAACGACGCAGGTGAAATTGAAAGTGTTTACGGGATATTAAGTAATATCAACGAGAGGAAAAATTTAGAAGAAATTTTACGTAAGACTGAACAATTTAAATCAGGAATATTATCAGGGATACGCGAAGGTGTAGTCGTTCTCGATAGCAATTTTAATTTTATCGAGTGGAACGAGGCAATGGTAAATATTACAGGTTTAACCCGAATTGATATACTCGGGAAAAACATAAACGAGTTGTCATCGAATTATTTCGGATATGATATCGAAAAATATCTGAAATTGGCGATTGAAGGTCAAGTGGTTAGTTCAGATGATATTCCTTACAAAATTACTGAAACCCAAAAGGAAGGTTACTTATGGGGAAGATATGCTCCATTAGAATCTAATGATGGAAACATCGTCGGCGTAGTTGCAATTATAACAGATATCACAAGGAGAAAAAAATTAGAAGAGGATATCAAAAATTCCGAACAGCTTTTACGTAACGTTATCGATACGATGGGCGATTTGTTCGTTCTGACTGATTTGCGAGGACGGGTGCTTCAGGTAAACAAGGAGTTTACCAATGCGCTTGGATTTACAAAATCGGAGGCTGCCGGGAAAGAATTCCCTTACCCCTGGCTGCTTGATGAAGAAATGAACCGGTTCGTGATTTGGATTTCGAGCTTAAGGTCGAAGAATTATCTACACGATTTCGATATGACCTGGCAAACTAATAATGGTGAAAAAATTCCGATAAGTTTGAATACCACACTGCTTCGTAATGCTTACGGTGAACCGATAGCGATGCTGAATCTTGCACGTAACATATCCGAGCGTTACAGGATGGCATTAGAGTTAGCAGATCGCAATAAACAGATAGAAGCGATTAATCAAATAATCCAAACTGCTAACCAAACTATGGATTATGAAAAGATATTTCAGGTTTTTGCAAACAAAGTTTATGAAATAATTCTGTACGACCGTATCGAAACCTGTTTACTGAACGACAATCAGGTAATAACATTAGGCGAAATTGTAAAACCGGCTGGTGTATTCAGTTCCGGTTCTATAAAGGATTTGAATAGCAGCATCTCAAAAATTGCCTTGCATAGCAAAAAGCCCATCGTTTCATTCGATGTGAATGTTGATGAAAGATTCATCATACATAATGTTGTTGAAACGGAATATAACTCTTTGATATCTGCTCCATTTTTATCGAAAGGTGAAATTCTCGGCACAATCAATCTATATTCACAGGAAGTAAATGCATTCAGTGAGAATGTGCTCGATAGAATTAAACCTTTTGTTGAACAGATTGGAGCGATTATTGACCGTATTTTGTTATTCAGGAAAGTCAGCGACGATGCGGCATACATATACAATCTCTTAAACTCCATCGATAAAGTTATTTTCACAGTCGATACCGATTTACGAATCAATGAGGTTAACAAAGCATGGTTCGACTTCATCACCAAAGTACGCGGCGAATCGAAGAAGTCTTATACCGGCGCATTTTTGCTTGATGAAATTCCTGATAATATATTTACCGACGAATACGTTCAGCTATCAAAAAGAATTCTTGATGGTTCCTTAAAATATGTCAACAAGGAATTCGAATTCAAAACAGATTCCGAGCGTTATAATTACTATCTTACTATTCATCCGATGATTATCGGCGGAAGAATTACAGGAGCTGTTTTTACACAGACAGATATTACTGATCTGAAACGAACTGAAGAAGAACTTAAAAAACGTAATGACCAACTGCTTGACTTGAATGTAATTTCCGCTAACATTTCGTCCTCTTTTAATCTCGAAACAATTTTCAATACAGCTTTACCTCATATCATACGTTTTAACAAAGCTGATTATATTTTATTATATCTTGCCGATGTGCAGAATAATTTTTTAACTCTTAGAAAACAAATTGGGTTACCTGAATCTTTCAACAATCTACCGTTGAAGATTGAAGGATTGCCATTTGGAAATATAGGAAATCGGACACATTTGTTTATTAATAACGATGTTAAATATGATTCTCGAGTATCTGAAATAATTAAAAATTATCTCAAAGATATTCAAGTTTCTGCCCTTGCCGAAATTTCCTTGAAATCAGGAGACAAAACTGTCGGTATTATACAAATTTTCTTCAAAGAACCATACGAATTTACAACACAGGAAACACAACTGTTTTCTTTAATCGGCAACCAACTTGGAACATCAATCGAGAATGCGTTATTATACTCTGAATTGCAATCACAATTCGAGAGACTGAATATTTTATACGAATTAAGCCAGCACTTGACCGCTACTTTGGATATTGACCAAGTCTTAAATAATGTTTACGAACAA is part of the Bacteroidota bacterium genome and harbors:
- a CDS encoding PAS domain S-box protein, which encodes MKKQSITVNLLEFDVYIGGLHQDDSILFIASSDSDTKPVVIKLVADFIKNGYRIIHIHHLKKYFELDISKNKVNTFDLSEFPIGKIKKAFGRFLTKMNGKYFLLLDSLSGLQKDIKNEEDIVFLYNSFIQEAKKKNIPLLATLGRSFFSIESIAKIKDSASVVLDVCKHQNELYFNLINSKERYLPLRMSPLKFDLKSDKFSSHEAELSVEPMGDFIPSTFTPKDIFQNSFRNASDAMMVFEWGGNFREVNSKLIEIMGYSADELKILNLFEILAPGYKYAALKFYKSLKNRKIQSLNTIVRKKNNKLLPVEITFSNLHDGYFLAIIRDRSQQIALENELRYDNLKYQRILEESNLAVAVYEKENCFYFNSQFKKMFGNESDEVWQDSKLKDIFTQNNLKTVRQIIKKSETTNAAVTAELKLAKSDSTVFECEVAFTPIQIANKKLIQIGFFDITLHKNIVEELQISEQKFKNFFESSPIPLAVVRDNVFRFCNQAFMNLFLFNTLEQVIGKEKTLIGIKLEEPETKKQKRGKKNIVNSFTFNALKADGTVFNAEMVSSAITYNGEIALLEFYQDITQRVAVGNDLKLRTREFKLLDSILDDVHTTLEIESISEKTLKTITEHLNWNIAGFYIKDEKNDFTLSSHKGMSENLLALMNKFNSEEGIGGFISKTQEPKIISMDSYPSYLPHSSTFTKEKISTVCFIPLISDYKVNGFILLASRKPLELDTYSLNLLRSLCGHIGSAVANAISYNNLMQIKDRYENLIGSISDVLYFGTGNEMFLYISPNIENFIGYKPKDYARNKTLWLSTIHPDDKKIIFLRNANLNDYKDSVGIEYRVLPKGKAEYVWIHDSITISKNDAGEIESVYGILSNINERKNLEEILRKTEQFKSGILSGIREGVVVLDSNFNFIEWNEAMVNITGLTRIDILGKNINELSSNYFGYDIEKYLKLAIEGQVVSSDDIPYKITETQKEGYLWGRYAPLESNDGNIVGVVAIITDITRRKKLEEDIKNSEQLLRNVIDTMGDLFVLTDLRGRVLQVNKEFTNALGFTKSEAAGKEFPYPWLLDEEMNRFVIWISSLRSKNYLHDFDMTWQTNNGEKIPISLNTTLLRNAYGEPIAMLNLARNISERYRMALELADRNKQIEAINQIIQTANQTMDYEKIFQVFANKVYEIILYDRIETCLLNDNQVITLGEIVKPAGVFSSGSIKDLNSSISKIALHSKKPIVSFDVNVDERFIIHNVVETEYNSLISAPFLSKGEILGTINLYSQEVNAFSENVLDRIKPFVEQIGAIIDRILLFRKVSDDAAYIYNLLNSIDKVIFTVDTDLRINEVNKAWFDFITKVRGESKKSYTGAFLLDEIPDNIFTDEYVQLSKRILDGSLKYVNKEFEFKTDSERYNYYLTIHPMIIGGRITGAVFTQTDITDLKRTEEELKKRNDQLLDLNVISANISSSFNLETIFNTALPHIIRFNKADYILLYLADVQNNFLTLRKQIGLPESFNNLPLKIEGLPFGNIGNRTHLFINNDVKYDSRVSEIIKNYLKDIQVSALAEISLKSGDKTVGIIQIFFKEPYEFTTQETQLFSLIGNQLGTSIENALLYSELQSQFERLNILYELSQHLTATLDIDQVLNNVYEQLAKIIDFEEFFIHLIDESRMAQSTVMHIATVAGDKIYFPKINQQISIKVGSPVWKVITSKQSLSEINEKGEILTYIPMVSKNNVTGLLSLKSKTHTYSDTELRLLENVCSLTAMAIEKSKLYDETVQKSLEIQRRNRELDDFTYVVSHDLKEPLISIEGYSQILNEEYKSILQGDPAEFLHSIVQASSRMKNLIDDLLMLSRIGRVSESFKEVKLSSVIDDVEIDLLYAIQSKGVKIIKPNFLPEVFGNATQLKIVFRNLLSNAIKFLNTDLPEVEIGCSDYNDDKYLCFVKDNGIGIEEKYFEKIFVIFQRLHSKEEYEGTGAGLAIVKIIIEMHRCKIWVESKIGKGTTFYFTLPKVLNQ
- a CDS encoding outer membrane beta-barrel protein, which gives rise to MKKLLTILAVIAVFTNFSFAGGDALASAGDKALVFQFNGLANLGAGSFMSSPNVSVGVLDIPQFNAIGVKYYFSDGFAGRAALLLGYNSETEKAGAGGFSDRKESSMGLGLEFGIQSNIIKSGSFVGFIGATAGFAMVSGTLEPTTVSPPPTGVVTKYDASATMFGLGGIAGFEYFIYDRISLAAEYQFGLVLGGGTYEVTRQAQPTTTFDLPSMMSLGFNTVSFKLAAYF